In a genomic window of Thermodesulfovibrionales bacterium:
- the purF gene encoding amidophosphoribosyltransferase, giving the protein MFHDIHEECGVFGVFNHPEASNLTYLGLYALQHRGQEGAGICSSDGKQLYIEKSMGLVADIFTEKRLKRLPGYIAIGHNRYSTAGSSVLKNVQPIVANFALGALALAHNGNIVNAAELRKDLEEQGAIFQSTSDSEVIVHLIAHAKGDDPYDRIIQALNKVSGAFSLLIITEKELIAVRDSFGVRPLCLGQVDGAYVVASETCALDLINASYIRDVEPGEMLIIGENGMRSVKAMTTQRQAHCIFEFIYFSRPDSYIFGYQNVNEIRKEFGRQLARESKVDADLVIPVPDSGVPAAIGFSEESGIPLDFGLIRNHYVGRTFIEPRQTIRHFGVKIKLNPVRKLLEGKRVIVVDDSIVRGTTSKKIVKMIREVGGAREVHLRISSPQTIGPCFYGIDTPTRQELIAATHLTEEIRKYVTADSLAYLSLEGMKRIVPDSGDYCTACFDNDYPIGFPGEHLEQLEFMFR; this is encoded by the coding sequence TCCAGCACAGGGGACAGGAAGGGGCCGGAATCTGTTCATCCGATGGCAAGCAGCTCTACATCGAAAAGTCGATGGGTCTTGTCGCCGACATCTTTACCGAGAAGAGGCTGAAGAGGCTTCCGGGTTACATAGCGATCGGCCATAACCGTTATTCGACGGCCGGAAGCAGTGTTCTCAAGAACGTCCAGCCCATCGTCGCAAATTTTGCCCTCGGCGCCCTCGCCCTGGCCCACAACGGCAATATAGTCAATGCTGCTGAACTGAGGAAGGATCTCGAAGAGCAGGGAGCCATCTTTCAGTCGACCTCTGACAGTGAAGTCATCGTCCATCTCATTGCCCATGCAAAGGGGGATGACCCTTATGACAGAATAATACAGGCCCTCAATAAAGTGAGCGGAGCCTTCAGTCTCCTGATCATTACCGAGAAGGAGCTTATCGCAGTCAGGGATTCCTTTGGTGTCAGGCCTCTTTGCCTGGGGCAGGTGGACGGCGCCTATGTCGTCGCCTCAGAGACCTGTGCACTGGATCTCATCAACGCCTCCTATATCAGAGATGTCGAGCCAGGAGAGATGCTCATCATCGGCGAGAACGGCATGAGGTCGGTGAAGGCCATGACCACCCAAAGGCAGGCACACTGTATATTCGAGTTCATCTATTTTTCGCGGCCCGACAGCTATATCTTTGGCTATCAGAATGTGAACGAGATCAGGAAGGAGTTCGGACGGCAGCTCGCGCGGGAATCGAAGGTGGACGCTGACCTTGTCATTCCCGTTCCTGACTCCGGTGTGCCTGCTGCAATAGGCTTCTCCGAGGAGAGCGGGATCCCTCTCGACTTCGGCCTGATACGCAACCACTACGTCGGCAGGACCTTTATAGAGCCTCGTCAGACCATACGCCACTTCGGCGTGAAGATCAAGCTCAATCCTGTCAGGAAGCTCCTTGAAGGAAAGAGGGTGATCGTTGTTGACGACTCGATTGTGAGGGGGACGACGAGCAAGAAGATCGTAAAGATGATTCGCGAAGTAGGCGGAGCCAGGGAAGTCCACCTGAGGATCAGCTCTCCGCAGACCATCGGCCCCTGCTTCTACGGCATCGATACGCCGACGAGGCAGGAGCTCATCGCGGCCACGCACCTGACGGAAGAGATACGGAAGTACGTGACAGCCGATTCCCTCGCCTACCTCAGTCTTGAGGGAATGAAGAGGATCGTCCCTGATTCCGGTGACTACTGCACAGCCTGTTTCGACAACGACTATCCCATCGGTTTCCCCGGCGAACATCTTGAACAGCTGGAGTTCATGTTCCGCTAG